A region of Pleionea litopenaei DNA encodes the following proteins:
- a CDS encoding pyridoxal phosphate-dependent decarboxylase family protein, giving the protein MGNAQQIESLAVSHLTTAKALYQPSYIFNEHSVAALKSRVIDALSVLSQRFETLEKPFSGITPQHMAKKFADVDLSQPQWTFTAALDELKELYLKDAVYFHNPNYMAHLNCPIVYPAIVAELILSAVNSSLDTWDQSAGATLIEQRLLDWTSECIRFGEAADGVFTSGGTQSNLMAMLIARDEFCRRKLNHDVKTNGLPSEFTKFKIFVSEASHFSLQKSAAILGLGYESIVSVPTDEHYRMNVAQLKAAIDNAREAGEIPVAVIATAGTTDFGSIDPLHEISKVAHREALWMHVDAAYGGGLLISNQYRDRIDGIELADSVTIDFHKTFFQPVSCGAFFVKNKKHLSCVTHHADYLNPLSQSQEGTPNLVNKSIQTTRRFDALKLWMSLRTIGAEQLGQYFDQVIELAQKVECAVRNDLEIEVLNKPELSAIVFRFLSANKQNLCTINQEIRKQLFKDGQAIIAGTKVKGESYLKITLLNPEASLEQVLVVFERIKRLGRQLSHQYNQQNQS; this is encoded by the coding sequence ATGGGAAATGCACAACAAATTGAATCACTAGCGGTAAGTCACCTCACGACAGCAAAGGCACTTTATCAACCCTCGTACATTTTTAACGAGCATTCAGTTGCTGCATTAAAAAGCCGAGTCATTGATGCGCTGTCAGTTTTGTCGCAGCGATTTGAAACACTTGAAAAACCTTTTTCTGGAATTACTCCACAGCATATGGCGAAGAAATTTGCTGATGTTGATTTATCACAACCACAGTGGACCTTCACCGCTGCGCTCGATGAGTTGAAAGAATTGTACTTAAAGGACGCGGTATATTTTCATAACCCAAATTACATGGCGCACTTAAATTGTCCTATTGTTTATCCTGCCATCGTTGCCGAGCTTATTCTATCTGCAGTGAACTCTTCATTGGATACTTGGGATCAAAGTGCTGGCGCGACACTGATTGAACAGCGATTACTCGACTGGACGAGCGAATGCATTCGATTTGGTGAGGCAGCGGATGGTGTTTTTACCAGTGGTGGAACTCAATCAAATTTAATGGCTATGTTGATCGCGCGAGATGAGTTTTGCCGTCGCAAACTCAATCATGATGTGAAGACCAATGGATTACCAAGCGAGTTTACAAAGTTTAAGATTTTCGTATCGGAAGCGAGTCATTTTAGCTTACAAAAGTCAGCCGCTATTTTGGGGCTAGGCTATGAGTCGATCGTAAGCGTTCCGACTGATGAGCATTACCGAATGAATGTGGCACAGCTAAAAGCAGCGATTGACAATGCTCGAGAAGCAGGTGAAATACCGGTCGCGGTAATTGCAACTGCAGGCACAACGGACTTTGGAAGCATTGACCCTTTGCATGAAATTTCGAAGGTCGCTCACCGAGAAGCATTATGGATGCATGTTGATGCTGCTTATGGTGGCGGATTACTCATTTCAAACCAGTATCGAGATCGTATCGATGGAATTGAATTAGCGGACTCAGTCACCATTGATTTTCATAAAACATTTTTCCAGCCAGTTAGTTGTGGTGCGTTTTTTGTTAAAAATAAAAAGCACCTCAGTTGTGTTACCCACCATGCAGACTACTTAAACCCGTTGAGCCAATCTCAAGAAGGTACTCCTAATCTAGTGAACAAAAGCATTCAAACGACCCGCCGATTTGACGCATTAAAGCTATGGATGAGTTTGCGAACTATAGGAGCGGAACAGCTTGGCCAATATTTCGATCAAGTTATCGAACTGGCTCAAAAAGTAGAGTGTGCTGTTCGAAATGATCTCGAAATAGAGGTACTCAATAAACCTGAGCTATCGGCAATAGTTTTTCGATTTCTTTCAGCAAATAAGCAAAACTTGTGCACTATCAATCAAGAAATTCGTAAGCAGCTATTTAAAGATGGCCAAGCCATCATTGCTGGAACGAAAGTGAAAGGTGAAAGTTATCTGAAGATAACTCTTCTAAATCCTGAAGCAAGTCTCGAGCAAGTTCTAGTCGTATTTGAGCGAATTAAACGTTTGGGACGTCAACTTTCACATCAATATAACCAACAAAATCAATCGTAA
- a CDS encoding lysine N(6)-hydroxylase/L-ornithine N(5)-oxygenase family protein, whose product MNINNLDFAGIGIGPFNLSLAALVSNQPERCGRFFDLSESFNWHPGMMLESATLQTPFLSDLVTLADPTHPLSFLNYVKQSGRLYSFYIRENFFLMRSEYNQYCQWVSEQLDNVQFSSSVERVEFDEKEQCYRLFIDASSSNRPHRREEYTAKKIIIGTGPKPWLPDCCVKYADKVTHSSRYLQDREKLKSKSSITIVGSGQSAAEIFYDLLSDIECHGYELNWITRAPRFFPLEYSKLTLEMTSPEYVDYFYQLPVHKKEQLLAEQKHLYKGINSDLINAIFDLLYIKQLNHSPKVNLITNSELYGCQHKESHYQLKFHQVEQNVAFECSTQGLVLASGYRFTPPDCLQPISKRIAWTEKGEFDVSRYYAIDKQRKEIFVQNAELHSHGFVTPDLGMACYRNSHLIKQLYGKEIYPIETDIAFQTFSPEQIDSSSFNLNQALNIARVS is encoded by the coding sequence ATGAACATAAATAATTTAGACTTTGCTGGCATCGGTATTGGTCCATTTAATCTTAGTTTAGCGGCATTAGTCAGTAATCAACCTGAAAGATGCGGGCGATTTTTCGATCTGTCGGAGTCGTTTAATTGGCATCCTGGAATGATGCTTGAATCAGCGACGTTACAGACGCCTTTTCTATCTGACTTAGTGACTCTCGCAGATCCTACTCATCCTCTGAGTTTTCTGAACTATGTTAAACAAAGCGGACGACTCTATTCATTCTATATTCGAGAGAACTTCTTTTTAATGCGCAGTGAGTATAATCAATATTGTCAGTGGGTCAGTGAACAACTTGATAATGTGCAGTTTTCATCGAGTGTTGAACGAGTTGAGTTTGATGAAAAAGAACAGTGCTATCGATTGTTTATCGATGCTTCATCATCAAATAGGCCACATCGAAGAGAAGAGTATACCGCAAAGAAAATTATTATTGGTACTGGTCCTAAACCTTGGCTGCCTGACTGTTGCGTAAAATATGCAGATAAAGTCACCCATTCGTCTCGATACTTACAGGATAGAGAAAAATTAAAGTCAAAAAGCTCAATTACTATTGTTGGAAGTGGTCAAAGTGCTGCAGAAATATTTTATGACTTGCTGTCTGATATCGAGTGTCATGGCTATGAGTTAAATTGGATAACCCGTGCGCCAAGATTCTTTCCTTTAGAGTACAGTAAGTTGACGCTGGAAATGACGTCGCCAGAATATGTTGACTATTTCTATCAGCTTCCGGTGCACAAGAAGGAGCAGCTACTCGCAGAGCAGAAGCACCTATATAAAGGAATAAATAGCGATTTAATAAATGCTATTTTTGACCTACTTTATATAAAGCAACTCAATCATTCTCCTAAAGTAAACCTCATTACTAACTCTGAGCTATATGGATGCCAACATAAAGAATCACATTATCAATTGAAATTTCATCAAGTCGAACAAAACGTAGCGTTTGAATGTTCGACTCAAGGCCTTGTTTTAGCCAGTGGATATCGCTTTACACCTCCTGACTGTTTGCAGCCAATATCCAAACGAATTGCATGGACTGAAAAGGGCGAGTTTGACGTCTCTCGATACTACGCTATCGATAAACAACGAAAGGAAATTTTCGTTCAAAACGCTGAGCTACATAGCCATGGGTTCGTTACTCCCGATTTAGGTATGGCTTGCTACCGCAATAGCCACTTAATCAAACAACTCTACGGAAAGGAAATTTATCCCATTGAAACGGATATTGCTTTTCAAACATTTTCACCGGAGCAAATTGATTCATCGAGTTTTAACCTGAATCAGGCGCTGAACATTGCGAGGGTGTCATGA
- a CDS encoding MFS transporter, translating into MNLKVSLIFLTIVSVVCDTMVLPFYPQFFEQNFAVTDPMHTGYYIAMSCITVMCMFPLWARVAKRINELHLWVYTQIAAGCLGISCFFVNELWLFWVLSQLMLLFKASYLLIYPFVMRLEAREKHLNVASLFAVLMHFGAIAGALIGGAVLEWLEPSQLYLIMAAGDFIQVIVCLLLIHRFKVKVSDTATVSSEEKQVESNEVIPSSRQIKLFKGSFITVPSFVIQIGILSLIFYFAAFSIRPFLSLYWESISNIDNQMLSGLIYSIPGWVALIGLYLNRLNKAQSNCYSSIAWSLVCCLLGAMVQSTEEQWLFVLGRMIFAWGLFQATVNFEVLLFQLSKPEDFSRDYSHVHLFQNIGVIIASFVTAYLVANIDPQWSFIMSSILFVFCLCSFVYVYRRNVFDSSTTKLSTKEI; encoded by the coding sequence ATGAATTTAAAGGTTTCGTTGATCTTTTTAACCATTGTATCGGTTGTTTGCGACACCATGGTTTTACCATTCTATCCTCAGTTTTTTGAACAAAACTTTGCGGTAACTGACCCCATGCATACGGGTTATTACATAGCAATGTCGTGTATTACGGTAATGTGTATGTTTCCGTTATGGGCGCGCGTTGCGAAGCGTATTAATGAGCTTCATTTATGGGTGTATACGCAAATAGCGGCAGGCTGCTTAGGGATTAGTTGTTTTTTTGTCAATGAGCTTTGGCTTTTTTGGGTACTTTCTCAACTGATGCTGCTGTTCAAGGCAAGCTACTTGTTAATATATCCCTTTGTTATGCGATTGGAGGCTCGCGAAAAACACCTCAATGTTGCAAGCCTATTTGCGGTGTTAATGCATTTTGGAGCAATCGCAGGAGCATTAATAGGCGGGGCTGTTCTAGAGTGGCTTGAACCGAGTCAACTGTATCTAATAATGGCCGCTGGCGATTTTATTCAGGTAATTGTATGTCTGCTATTAATCCACCGATTTAAAGTAAAAGTGTCCGATACGGCGACAGTCTCATCTGAAGAAAAACAAGTAGAGAGTAATGAAGTTATTCCTTCTAGCCGTCAAATAAAGTTGTTTAAAGGTTCTTTTATCACGGTGCCAAGCTTTGTTATTCAAATAGGTATTTTGTCATTAATTTTTTATTTTGCAGCTTTCTCCATCCGACCTTTTCTTTCTCTCTATTGGGAATCGATATCAAATATTGATAATCAAATGTTATCAGGATTGATCTATTCGATACCGGGATGGGTTGCGCTGATAGGGTTGTATTTGAATCGATTGAACAAAGCTCAATCAAACTGTTACTCGAGCATTGCTTGGTCATTGGTTTGTTGTTTGCTTGGAGCGATGGTTCAGTCAACAGAAGAGCAATGGTTGTTTGTACTCGGAAGAATGATCTTTGCTTGGGGGTTATTTCAAGCGACGGTTAACTTTGAAGTACTTTTATTTCAATTGAGCAAACCTGAAGATTTTTCGAGAGATTACAGTCATGTTCATCTATTCCAGAACATCGGTGTCATCATTGCTTCGTTTGTAACAGCCTACCTTGTCGCTAATATCGATCCCCAGTGGTCATTCATCATGTCATCGATTTTATTCGTTTTTTGTTTGTGCAGCTTTGTTTATGTTTACAGAAGAAACGTATTTGATTCTTCGACAACGAAGCTTTCTACTAAAGAGATCTAA
- a CDS encoding GNAT family N-acetyltransferase gives MNSKANQALSESFYADRHIAGIGQLQLVPMVLEQHLDLIYEWVNQPHASFWGLMGASRDMVRKEYENLQAQPGHRVYIGVYNGTPMFLLEVYEAEFSPLVNKVILQPRDYGIHLLVAQANQPIHHFTFGVMVFCMDFVFNQFKAGRIVVEPDSNNEKIHRLNRVVGFRHQGKVKLGDKLAYWATCTQQQFKLAVNAYIDLNLDSKGTSQFSPFDSDLWNTVNLKLVKKMIAEWSHERILEPKKINSLQSLDRYRLVNQDASVVYEFNAQVLSLNHWSIDELTMERKSDNKAIRFDAVEFVCEFNSELKIPKDKLVTYLEEVTSTLYSAAYKRCSSRLPINELIIADLENIEAAMTEGHPCFVANNGRIGFNAEDFNRYAPEAAFPMHLEWLAITREKAVFSCVPDLNYEALITQELDPSLIDTFKDKLRECGKTWSDYYCIPVHPWQWKNKISTLFSRELSCKDIIYLGRGSDLYQAQQSIRTLLNLSRSKQRYVKVALSILNMGFVRGLSAEYMAVTPAINTWVAELIEHDNEINRLNFSILKEEAAIGYFNDYYSPEKVGNTAYNKMLSALWRESPKVGMKSEQRLMTMASLLHIEDDGDSFLKALINYSGLTAEQWLTQYLNCYFTPLLHCLYAHQLVFMPHGENLILKVERGVPVAAYMKDIGEEVCLLNSDLALPKGLERLHVKVSDDIAILSIFTDVFDGFFRFMAAILVERNLMSEYDFWQLVAENVKNYQHRFPQYSERFKAWDLFAPTFLHSCLNRLQLRNNFKMVDLSDPAGALQFSGTLNNPMAAFAEPQVNAMSDGKISNDEQRGKER, from the coding sequence ATGAATTCTAAAGCAAATCAGGCTCTATCAGAGTCATTTTATGCAGATCGCCATATCGCAGGTATCGGTCAGTTGCAGCTAGTCCCGATGGTACTCGAGCAGCACCTTGATTTAATTTATGAGTGGGTAAATCAACCACATGCTTCGTTTTGGGGACTGATGGGTGCGAGTAGAGATATGGTCAGAAAAGAATATGAGAATCTACAGGCACAACCAGGGCATCGAGTTTATATTGGAGTTTACAATGGAACACCGATGTTTTTGTTAGAAGTCTATGAAGCTGAGTTTTCGCCGCTTGTAAATAAAGTAATCTTGCAGCCTCGAGACTATGGTATTCATTTGCTTGTTGCACAAGCAAATCAACCCATTCATCACTTTACTTTTGGTGTGATGGTTTTTTGTATGGATTTTGTGTTTAACCAATTTAAGGCTGGGCGCATTGTTGTCGAGCCAGATAGTAATAATGAAAAAATACACCGGCTTAATCGTGTCGTTGGTTTTCGTCACCAAGGTAAAGTGAAACTTGGTGATAAATTGGCTTACTGGGCGACGTGTACTCAACAGCAGTTTAAGTTAGCGGTAAACGCTTATATTGATTTGAATTTAGATTCGAAAGGTACAAGTCAGTTCTCACCGTTTGATTCTGACCTATGGAATACCGTGAATTTGAAGTTGGTCAAGAAGATGATTGCTGAGTGGAGTCATGAGCGGATTTTGGAACCAAAAAAGATAAACAGTCTTCAATCGCTCGATCGCTACCGACTTGTCAATCAAGACGCATCAGTGGTCTATGAGTTTAATGCTCAAGTACTGTCTTTGAACCATTGGTCAATTGATGAATTAACGATGGAGCGGAAATCTGACAATAAAGCTATACGCTTCGATGCCGTAGAATTTGTTTGCGAGTTTAATTCTGAGCTTAAAATTCCAAAGGATAAGCTGGTGACTTATTTAGAAGAAGTCACCAGCACCTTATACAGTGCAGCATATAAACGATGCTCTTCTAGATTGCCGATAAATGAGTTGATAATCGCTGATCTTGAAAACATAGAAGCCGCCATGACCGAAGGGCATCCTTGCTTTGTCGCGAACAATGGCCGAATAGGCTTTAACGCAGAAGATTTTAATCGCTATGCGCCAGAAGCTGCCTTTCCAATGCATTTAGAGTGGCTAGCCATTACCAGAGAGAAAGCGGTTTTTAGTTGCGTGCCGGACTTGAATTATGAGGCTTTAATCACTCAAGAGCTTGATCCAAGCTTAATCGATACATTCAAAGATAAGCTGCGAGAGTGTGGTAAAACATGGAGCGACTATTACTGTATTCCAGTACATCCTTGGCAATGGAAAAACAAAATATCGACGCTGTTTAGTCGAGAATTAAGTTGCAAAGATATTATTTATTTAGGTCGTGGAAGTGATCTTTATCAAGCGCAACAGTCTATACGTACACTACTTAATTTATCACGCTCTAAACAACGTTACGTTAAAGTCGCTTTGTCGATTCTTAATATGGGATTTGTGCGAGGTCTCTCGGCTGAGTACATGGCAGTCACCCCGGCAATCAATACTTGGGTGGCCGAGTTGATTGAGCATGATAATGAAATCAATCGGTTAAACTTCAGCATTTTAAAAGAAGAAGCCGCGATTGGTTATTTTAATGATTATTACTCTCCAGAGAAAGTTGGTAATACTGCTTATAACAAAATGCTGTCAGCGTTATGGCGAGAGAGTCCGAAAGTTGGAATGAAATCTGAGCAACGGTTAATGACTATGGCATCGCTGTTGCACATTGAAGATGATGGAGACTCCTTTTTAAAAGCCTTAATTAATTACTCTGGCTTAACTGCAGAACAATGGTTAACGCAATATTTGAATTGCTACTTTACTCCATTACTACATTGTTTGTATGCCCATCAATTAGTGTTTATGCCACATGGCGAAAATTTAATTCTAAAAGTGGAGCGGGGTGTGCCTGTGGCTGCTTACATGAAAGATATTGGAGAAGAAGTTTGCTTATTAAACTCAGACTTAGCACTGCCCAAAGGCTTGGAGCGATTGCATGTTAAGGTGTCTGACGACATTGCAATTTTGTCGATATTTACTGACGTCTTTGATGGATTTTTCCGTTTTATGGCGGCCATACTAGTCGAACGAAATCTAATGAGTGAGTATGATTTTTGGCAGCTGGTTGCAGAGAATGTGAAGAACTATCAGCATCGATTCCCTCAATACTCTGAGCGCTTTAAGGCATGGGATTTATTCGCGCCAACCTTTTTACACTCCTGTCTAAATCGCTTGCAATTACGCAATAACTTTAAAATGGTTGATTTATCCGATCCAGCTGGTGCGTTACAGTTTTCGGGAACTTTGAATAATCCGATGGCAGCATTTGCGGAACCTCAAGTCAATGCAATGAGCGATGGGAAGATAAGCAATGACGAACAAAGAGGGA